The following are encoded in a window of Cottoperca gobio chromosome 20, fCotGob3.1, whole genome shotgun sequence genomic DNA:
- the LOC115025352 gene encoding B-cell receptor CD22-like isoform X2, giving the protein MAVQSVRLVTANMLLSVFFLSGAYAACDRVAHLSITTPQKMEALSGSCLHIPCTFTPDESSGTFDGTKPISGMWKKGNVAAGQVIFDSSRSDNIYPMNITGDLSQNNCTTLFSSLISNYTNTYFFRIENKPFLATADCDPLQIKVKDSPPSPTIEISGDVKENVSVTISCSAATPCPHDPPQLTWTLQQNPDNIIKENADRTFTTKIQKTFILSDQHDGLNITCSASYPVNEGTDHKTAEETKTLNVSYAPKNTSTSISPSSGWATDSRVNLSCSSTANPPVSSFTWFKKSNDGAVRVSEGRCYSFNVTGGGVYYCVATNGLGNQTSSDIQLTVEDPAKDFMVVSPADPVSVGSEVNLTCSFRGNPPVSFVWLMVSSDGSLQQIKGEHQSGPVDVEVIVKILGIIMLVSTMIIFECWFRSRHATKPVKDAVEADYVNSVVELKPS; this is encoded by the exons ATGGCAGTCCAGTCTGTGAGACTTGTGACAGCCAACATGTTGCTGAGtgtcttctttctgtctg GTGCTTACGCTGCTTGTGATCGTGTGGCACACCTTTCAATTACAACACCTCAGAAGATGGAAGCACTGAGTGGATCCTGTCTGCATATCCCATGTACCTTCACTCCTGACGAAAGCTCAGGGACATTTGACGGAACAAAACCAATCTCTGGAATgtggaaaaaaggaaatgtcgCTGCAGGTCAAGTGATTTTCGACAGCAGCAGGAGTGATAATATCTATCCAATGAATATCACTGGAGACCTGAGTCAGAACAACTGCACCACTTTATTTTCCAGTTTAAtctcaaattacacaaacacatacttcTTCAGAATTGAGAATAAGCCATTTCTGGCAACAGCTGATTGTGATCCTCttcaaataaaagttaaag ATTCTCCTCCGAGCCCCACAATTGAGATCTCAGGTGATGTGAAGGAGAACGTGTCTGTCACTATAAGCTGCTCCGCTGCAACTCCCTGTCCACACGACCCTCCTCAACTCACCTGGACTCTCCAACAAAACCCCGACAACATAATAAAGGAAAACGCAGATCGGACCTTCACAACTAAAATCCAGAAGACCTTCATTCTGTCAGACCAACATGATGGATTGAACATCACCTGCTCTGCCAGTTATCCTGTGAATGAAGGGACAGATCacaagacagcagaggagacaaagactctcaatgtttcat atgCTCCCAAGAACACCTCAACGTCCATCAGTCCATCCTCAGGTTGGGCAACAGACAGCAGGGTgaacctgagctgctccagcacAGCCAACCCTCCCGTCAGCAGCTTCACCTGGTTCAAGAAGAGCAACGATGGAGCCGTCAGAGTGTCTGAAGGAAGATGTTACAGCTTCAATGTGACAGGTGGAGGGGTTTATTACTGTGTGGCCACAAATGGTCTCGGTAATCAAACCTCTTCAGACATCCAGCTCACTGTAGAAG ACCCTGCCAAAGACTTCATGGTCGTCAGTCCTGCTGATCCAGTGTCAGTTGGCAGCGAGGTGAACCTGACTTGCTCCTTCAGAGGAAACCCTCCTGTTAGCTTTGTCTGGCTCATGGTGAGCAGTGATGGCAGCCTGCAGCAGATCAAAG GTGAGCATCAGTCTGGACCGGTTGATGTTGAAGTTATAGTGAAGATCCTGGGAATCATAATGCTCGTCAGTACAATGATCATCTTTGAATG CTGGTTTAGATCAAGACATGCCACCAAACCAGTGAAG GACGCAGTAGAAGCAGACTATGTCAACAGTGTGGTTGAGTTAAAACCATCCTGA
- the LOC115025352 gene encoding vascular cell adhesion protein 1-like isoform X1, giving the protein MAVQSVRLVTANMLLSVFFLSGAYAACDRVAHLSITTPQKMEALSGSCLHIPCTFTPDESSGTFDGTKPISGMWKKGNVAAGQVIFDSSRSDNIYPMNITGDLSQNNCTTLFSSLISNYTNTYFFRIENKPFLATADCDPLQIKVKDSPPSPTIEISGDVKENVSVTISCSAATPCPHDPPQLTWTLQQNPDNIIKENADRTFTTKIQKTFILSDQHDGLNITCSASYPVNEGTDHKTAEETKTLNVSYAPKNTSTSISPSSGWATDSRVNLSCSSTANPPVSSFTWFKKSNDGAVRVSEGRCYSFNVTGGGVYYCVATNGLGNQTSSDIQLTVEDPAKDFMVVSPADPVSVGSEVNLTCSFRGNPPVSFVWLMVSSDGSLQQIKGDSQVHGFKVTNSDRGRLFFCGCRNYLDNKLSTGRQLIFEGEHQSGPVDVEVIVKILGIIMLVSTMIIFECWFRSRHATKPVKDAVEADYVNSVVELKPS; this is encoded by the exons ATGGCAGTCCAGTCTGTGAGACTTGTGACAGCCAACATGTTGCTGAGtgtcttctttctgtctg GTGCTTACGCTGCTTGTGATCGTGTGGCACACCTTTCAATTACAACACCTCAGAAGATGGAAGCACTGAGTGGATCCTGTCTGCATATCCCATGTACCTTCACTCCTGACGAAAGCTCAGGGACATTTGACGGAACAAAACCAATCTCTGGAATgtggaaaaaaggaaatgtcgCTGCAGGTCAAGTGATTTTCGACAGCAGCAGGAGTGATAATATCTATCCAATGAATATCACTGGAGACCTGAGTCAGAACAACTGCACCACTTTATTTTCCAGTTTAAtctcaaattacacaaacacatacttcTTCAGAATTGAGAATAAGCCATTTCTGGCAACAGCTGATTGTGATCCTCttcaaataaaagttaaag ATTCTCCTCCGAGCCCCACAATTGAGATCTCAGGTGATGTGAAGGAGAACGTGTCTGTCACTATAAGCTGCTCCGCTGCAACTCCCTGTCCACACGACCCTCCTCAACTCACCTGGACTCTCCAACAAAACCCCGACAACATAATAAAGGAAAACGCAGATCGGACCTTCACAACTAAAATCCAGAAGACCTTCATTCTGTCAGACCAACATGATGGATTGAACATCACCTGCTCTGCCAGTTATCCTGTGAATGAAGGGACAGATCacaagacagcagaggagacaaagactctcaatgtttcat atgCTCCCAAGAACACCTCAACGTCCATCAGTCCATCCTCAGGTTGGGCAACAGACAGCAGGGTgaacctgagctgctccagcacAGCCAACCCTCCCGTCAGCAGCTTCACCTGGTTCAAGAAGAGCAACGATGGAGCCGTCAGAGTGTCTGAAGGAAGATGTTACAGCTTCAATGTGACAGGTGGAGGGGTTTATTACTGTGTGGCCACAAATGGTCTCGGTAATCAAACCTCTTCAGACATCCAGCTCACTGTAGAAG ACCCTGCCAAAGACTTCATGGTCGTCAGTCCTGCTGATCCAGTGTCAGTTGGCAGCGAGGTGAACCTGACTTGCTCCTTCAGAGGAAACCCTCCTGTTAGCTTTGTCTGGCTCATGGTGAGCAGTGATGGCAGCCTGCAGCAGATCAAAGGTGATTCACAGGTTCATGGATTCAAAGTGACCAACAGCGATCGAggcagattatttttttgtggatGCAGAAATTATCTGGACAATAAACTATCAACAGGACGTCAGCTGATCTTTGAAG GTGAGCATCAGTCTGGACCGGTTGATGTTGAAGTTATAGTGAAGATCCTGGGAATCATAATGCTCGTCAGTACAATGATCATCTTTGAATG CTGGTTTAGATCAAGACATGCCACCAAACCAGTGAAG GACGCAGTAGAAGCAGACTATGTCAACAGTGTGGTTGAGTTAAAACCATCCTGA